From a region of the candidate division TA06 bacterium genome:
- a CDS encoding ATP-dependent helicase, with protein sequence MSFPSPWQKRAINHSKGHMHIVSCAGSGKTETLSARIVRLLTSGVRPEEIVAFTFTERAADEMLRRIRTKAESAVKKDPARSSIYFDLPRLRCSTMHSFCFHLLRDVEPRFNTYEIFTEHQEYALILRCGVSLGLSGSKSSLKYNNDIGITVKDEIEVFLASLDVIYNELIDDTILLQKCPKFLQAYQKYRALLDRQRIISFGLIIREAVEHLEPRQIENHPLRHIKYLFVDEYQDTNTAQEHLIEQFARVGAEICVVGDDDQCIYQWRGSNVDNFLNFSKKYKAEVYELPENRRCQPMIFEASRSIASNIRKRKKKTMVSETTCPPLGIARLRAKDDQHEARLIVKEIKSLLSKTDDKKYSRQEIAILLRSVATSAQHILAELSKQDIAFRVIGSTALLERPGVDVIARLFFAWAEVNGVGPGATDGTSWREEFSQSLEDFVRTYLPSRASKLREIEQQVLELGRQTAASKRPDVVKALTQILAEIGVNQINPDTGQNPGLLCDIGSMTNLVTDVQAAFLRNLAECGFGDGTTLINDIAWFIVRYASSEYEANLDFDPSLVDAVSVCTVHQTKGLQWPVVIIPSLVEGRFPPEGRGNPRFIPGSIYPQKRYDVRFIEDEDPERRLFYVAVTRARERLILSDFEKIKRSRQPSPFYNDIPQHCFKGTDKGFVRPEVHSKSEQVTDITCSELVDYVRCPHFYRLRRMWDWRYQLPEELGYAISLHHLANMAARNCREIRKTPARLDELVDREFHMPYAPHSLQNRMKERAKVAIRSFHTAFRDDLERVRMAEEDLVFTWGGVRINCRPDLIIDLGDSKKWVIDLKNIKSFKPQPHQQFQIRAYALGLESMGLNTTRGSFYNFDDGTTRDVAVDPDSLRQAERVLTEVIEGIKSKVYIGKREPGCTDCDYGEICFYLAAN encoded by the coding sequence ATGAGCTTTCCCTCCCCTTGGCAGAAAAGGGCTATCAACCATTCGAAGGGTCACATGCACATTGTGTCCTGCGCTGGCTCGGGCAAGACCGAAACCCTGTCAGCAAGGATAGTACGATTGCTAACATCTGGAGTGAGGCCTGAGGAGATCGTTGCATTTACGTTCACAGAAAGAGCAGCCGACGAGATGCTACGCCGAATAAGGACAAAGGCAGAATCTGCTGTCAAAAAGGACCCCGCCCGCTCTTCTATATATTTCGACCTCCCACGGTTGCGTTGCTCAACGATGCATTCTTTTTGCTTCCATTTGCTCCGTGATGTAGAACCGCGATTCAACACTTACGAAATCTTCACAGAGCACCAAGAATATGCCCTAATCCTACGCTGTGGCGTGTCACTCGGCCTAAGCGGTAGCAAATCCTCACTTAAATACAATAATGATATCGGCATAACTGTCAAGGACGAGATAGAGGTTTTTCTGGCCTCATTGGATGTGATATACAACGAGCTCATTGACGATACCATCCTGTTGCAGAAGTGCCCCAAGTTCCTTCAAGCATATCAGAAGTACAGGGCGCTGCTGGATAGACAAAGAATCATCTCATTCGGATTGATTATCAGAGAAGCAGTAGAACATCTGGAGCCCAGACAAATTGAGAATCACCCGCTCAGACACATCAAGTATCTATTTGTAGATGAATACCAAGACACAAATACAGCCCAGGAACACTTGATTGAGCAGTTCGCAAGAGTAGGAGCGGAAATATGTGTGGTGGGAGATGATGATCAATGCATCTATCAATGGCGAGGAAGCAATGTTGACAATTTCTTGAATTTCTCGAAAAAGTATAAGGCAGAGGTATACGAACTGCCGGAAAACAGAAGATGTCAACCTATGATATTTGAAGCTTCTAGAAGCATAGCAAGCAACATAAGAAAGCGTAAGAAGAAGACGATGGTCTCCGAAACCACATGCCCGCCGCTAGGCATTGCTAGACTGAGGGCCAAAGACGACCAACACGAGGCAAGGCTCATAGTAAAAGAAATCAAATCATTGCTCTCAAAGACGGATGACAAGAAGTACTCACGCCAGGAAATAGCAATTCTGTTGAGATCCGTTGCTACAAGCGCCCAGCATATACTGGCCGAGCTTTCCAAGCAAGATATTGCCTTCAGAGTGATAGGCTCAACAGCGTTGCTTGAACGGCCTGGGGTCGACGTAATCGCTAGGCTATTCTTTGCGTGGGCCGAGGTTAACGGTGTTGGTCCTGGAGCTACTGATGGCACATCGTGGAGAGAGGAATTCAGCCAATCTCTGGAGGATTTCGTACGAACCTACCTACCTTCTAGGGCCAGTAAATTGCGTGAAATAGAACAACAAGTCCTGGAACTCGGTCGACAAACCGCCGCGTCTAAGCGCCCGGATGTCGTCAAGGCTCTCACCCAGATCCTTGCTGAGATAGGAGTTAATCAAATCAATCCAGATACTGGTCAAAATCCTGGCCTGCTGTGCGATATTGGCTCGATGACGAATCTCGTAACAGACGTCCAAGCCGCATTCTTGAGAAACCTTGCTGAATGCGGTTTCGGTGATGGAACTACCTTGATCAATGACATAGCGTGGTTCATCGTCAGATATGCGTCTTCCGAATACGAGGCCAACCTAGATTTTGATCCTTCGCTTGTCGATGCTGTATCCGTATGCACGGTACATCAGACAAAGGGTCTTCAGTGGCCGGTAGTGATAATACCTTCCCTTGTGGAAGGGAGATTTCCACCAGAAGGCCGAGGCAATCCGCGATTCATCCCTGGATCCATTTATCCGCAGAAGAGATATGATGTTAGGTTTATCGAGGACGAAGACCCAGAGAGACGCCTCTTCTATGTTGCAGTCACGAGGGCAAGGGAACGCCTAATCCTGAGCGACTTTGAGAAAATCAAGAGGTCGCGCCAACCATCACCTTTTTACAATGACATACCTCAGCATTGCTTCAAAGGAACTGATAAAGGCTTTGTGAGGCCAGAAGTACACAGCAAAAGCGAACAAGTGACTGATATTACATGCTCTGAACTGGTCGACTATGTCAGATGCCCCCACTTCTACAGACTCCGACGAATGTGGGATTGGAGGTATCAACTACCTGAAGAATTAGGGTACGCAATAAGCCTGCACCATCTAGCCAACATGGCAGCCAGAAACTGCAGAGAGATTCGCAAAACACCGGCTAGATTGGATGAGCTTGTTGACAGGGAATTCCATATGCCTTACGCGCCCCATTCTCTCCAGAACAGGATGAAAGAACGAGCCAAGGTTGCTATACGCAGTTTCCACACAGCGTTTAGGGACGACCTCGAGAGAGTCCGTATGGCTGAGGAAGACTTAGTATTTACGTGGGGAGGAGTTAGGATCAACTGTCGACCTGACCTCATAATTGATTTGGGCGACAGCAAGAAATGGGTCATTGATCTGAAAAACATCAAGAGCTTCAAGCCACAGCCTCATCAACAGTTCCAAATACGTGCCTACGCCCTAGGCCTAGAATCAATGGGCCTAAACACAACCAGGGGTAGTTTCTACAATTTCGATGATGGAACGACAAGAGATGTTGCGGTTGACCCCGATAGCCTGAGACAAGCAGAGAGAGTTCTCACAGAGGTGATCGAGGGTATAAAGAGCAAAGTCTACATCGGAAAGAGGGAGCCTGGATGCACGGACTGCGACTACGGGGAAATCTGTTTCTATCTCGCCGCCAACTAG